The genomic window CCCCCCCGCCAACCACCCATCCGATCGGAGAAGATATGAACCGCATCACTGCTAGACAATGGGCTGCGGCGCCCCTCGCGGCGCTCCTGGTGCTGATGGGCGCGGCCAGTGCCGCCGCCGCGGCGCCCCAGGGAAAGGCGGACCGCATGTCCAAACATGCCGACAAGGGGATCACCTGCGCCCAGTGCCACGGCAAGACCGGCAAGAAGGCCGTGGTTCCCAAGAAGCAGTGCCTCACCTGCCATGGGGAGACCAAGGACCTTGCGGCCCGCACGGCCGACGTCAAGCCGAACAACCCCCACGAGAACCGGCACCTGGGCACCGAGGCCGACTGCAACCGCTGTCACCACGAGCACGCGGCCTCGGAAAACCTCTGCCTTCCCTGCCACGCGTTCAACTTCCAGGTGCCCTGACCCGCACCCTTCGCCGCGGCCGCCCGCAAACCTCCGGGCGGCCGCGGTCCCACCTTCCATTCCTTCAACAGATCCGCGCCCTGGGCCCGGACCCCGGAGACCATCATGGGTAACCTCGGAATCACTGAAATCCTCCTGATCGGAGTCGCGGTGCTGATCTTCTTCGGGCCCTCCAAGCTGCCGGAGCTCGGCAAGTCCCTGGGCCGCGGCATCCAGGAGTTCAAGAAGGCCAGCCGCGAGCTGACCGCCCCCGCCGGCGACGGAAAGTAGGGCCGGGATGACCGCCGCCGCCGAGCCGGCGGCTGCTTTTGGGGATTTTGCCCCGAAAAATATAGCAAATTGTGCTAAAAAATGTCCGTCCCGCGGAAAGGGGGGCAACCATCCGGTTGCTCCCTTTTTGGCCGGATCCCGTGCCAGGGGATGCTTGAAATCCGGCGAAGCGGCATGGACCGGAACCTTGTCCGGCCTGACAATGGCTCATGGATACCCGGCCCGGCCTTCCTGAAACCCCTGGCAACGCCGTTCCCGGCGCGCTGGAGGCGCTGCTGGATTCCC from Geothrix sp. 21YS21S-2 includes these protein-coding regions:
- the tatA gene encoding twin-arginine translocase TatA/TatE family subunit, which encodes MGNLGITEILLIGVAVLIFFGPSKLPELGKSLGRGIQEFKKASRELTAPAGDGK
- a CDS encoding cytochrome c3 family protein encodes the protein MNRITARQWAAAPLAALLVLMGAASAAAAAPQGKADRMSKHADKGITCAQCHGKTGKKAVVPKKQCLTCHGETKDLAARTADVKPNNPHENRHLGTEADCNRCHHEHAASENLCLPCHAFNFQVP